One genomic segment of Podarcis muralis chromosome 18, rPodMur119.hap1.1, whole genome shotgun sequence includes these proteins:
- the C2CD4C gene encoding C2 calcium-dependent domain-containing protein 4C, giving the protein MNGANRAGYKTERRSLAYFICSRTRCGEHLTPSRNIAALVSAGVSNLQVSGLANSSPGKRSCGSEKMWLLEKIRGSVENGGSRGNGDSGDKQSKGPLYSNVLTPDKIPDFFIPPKLPMVPPEAEGAEGKAKPNLGTSASEQNLSARKPQRSPRLPAKAASESKNLLKAASRHIIQIESADEWASEEDFSTNADPQSQTAMSLPYVPKAQTSYGFATLMESPHTRRKESLFHSEHTSLCPSQSTSPSSQRRSPSGGSKTNGEGGHLNPSDISMSLMNPYRYFSGGESDTCSSAESSPFGSPLLSRSVSLLKIFSQESQSKVIKLKHSVARNSSLSTDDSSADTSPSSQRRQRCATPPAGAAGAAQQPAAPADQPERLHKEHIIPLSKGGSMRLAAEYNPSSARLRVRVITAEDLYDKHCDARSINCCVALYLNPGKLQKQRSTIIKNSRYPVFNEDFFFDGLGASNAKKLSLKVKVLNKGGSLKRDTLMGEKELPLTSLLPFS; this is encoded by the exons ATGAACGGTGCTAACCGAGCCGGCTATAAAACTGAACGCAGGTCCCTCGCCTACTTCATTTGCAGCCGGACCAGGTGCGGAGAGCATCTCACCCCCTCCAGAAACATCGCAGCCCTTGTCTCCGCCGGAGTTTCCAACTTACAG GTGTCAGGACTTGCCAACTCCTCTCCTGGAAAGAGGAGCTGCGGAAGTGAGAAAATGTGGTTACTGGAGAAAATCCGCGGCTCGGTGGAGAACGGCGGCTCCCGGGGGAACGGCGACTCCGGAGATAAGCAGTCCAAGGGGCCTCTGTACAGCAACGTCCTGACGCCGGACAAGATCCCGGATTTCTTCATCCCGCCCAAGCTCCCGATGGTGCCCCCGGAAGCAGAGGGGGCAGAAGGAAAGGCAAAGCCCAATCTGGGCACGTCGGCCTCAGAGCAGAACCTCTCAGCCCGCAAGCCACAGCGCAGCCCGCGCTTGCCGGCCAAAGCCGCATCGGAGAGCAAGAATCTCCTGAAGGCCGCCAGCCGCCACATCATCCAGATCGAGAGTGCCGATGAATGGGCGTCCGAGGAGGACTTCAGCACCAACGCGGACCCCCAGTCGCAGACAGCCATGTCCCTGCCGTACGTGCCCAAGGCGCAGACGTCGTATGGCTTCGCCACGCTCATGGAGAGCCCGCACACTCGCCGCAAGGAGTCCCTCTTCCACAGCGAGCACACCAGCCTGTGCCCGTCGCAGTCGACCTCTCCCAGCTCCCAGCGGAGGTCTCCTTCGGGAGGGAGCAAGACCAACGGCGAGGGCGGCCACCTCAACCCTTCGGACATCAGCATGTCCCTCATGAACCCCTACCGCTACTTCAGCGGCGGCGAAAGCGACACGTGCTCCTCGGCCGAGTCGTCCCCGTTCGGCTCCCCCTTGCTCTCGCGCTCGGTGTCGCTCCTGAAGATCTTCAGCCAGGAGAGCCAGTCCAAAGTCATCAAGCTAAAGCACTCAGTGGCGCGCAACAGCTCTCTCTCCACCGACGACAGCTCGGCCGACACCAGCCCCAGCTCGCAGCGGCGCCAGCGGTGCGCCACCCCTCCCGCGGGGGCAGCGGGCGCGGCACAACAGCCGGCGGCGCCGGCAGACCAGCCAGAGCGACTTCACAAGGAGCACATTATTCCCCTGAGCAAAGGGGGCAGCATGCGGCTGGCGGCTGAATACAACCCTTCGAGTGCGCGCCTTCGGGTGCGCGTCATCACAGCGGAAGACCTCTACGACAAGCACTGCGATGCGCGGAGCATCAATTGCTGCGTGGCCCTCTACCTGAACCCCGGGAAGTTGCAAAAACAGCGCAGCACCATCATCAAGAACAGCCGCTACCCCGTCTTCAACGAAGATTTCTTCTTCGATGGGCTGGGGGCCAGCAACGCCAAGAAACTGTCACTCAAGGTCAAGGTTCTCAACAAGGGAGGCAGCCTCAAGAGAGACACCCTGATGGGGGAGAAGGAGCTCCCCTTAACGTCTTTGCTCCCATTTTCATAA